One Plasmodium sp. gorilla clade G2 genome assembly, chromosome: 12 genomic window carries:
- a CDS encoding small subunit rRNA processing factor, putative, with product MNDDNLNNKKESQKKELDEFECERIKKKKHEHVDGNINEEFVKKKKIKIDNNSSNFKEEVNYKIREDNLGKRKKNKKKKKKIMNNNMVDLITNTEEDDASSLPPRKKIKNMKKEDNNIDSEEEILYNDDIDGEEHQESDTFENSKTLKKIKKKLNEGNVKKNKHIHKNQKINEDNFKIIKKKKKITDANISKSNNFNNKIKHSNNNVNKKKDKSHLKDANKINENRKSKDIYNNKENIKMTFNVTNRFTVLGCDWDNISSVDIFYLFESYYNFEKRKKKNIDYSKSRAVKKVTIYTSKYGEKKLKYEEEHGPVINFDLLKNKSNKDENALYRKNNLLDYIKDEDENSEHDNSDEEEENEGPVEVHYGNNNDSEELDNQDEDTDNNSLDDMYSDSEDNNDKLKYKSKKVISKRNSYNNEGDISIYRNNEDDENEKIRLYQIQRSRYYFALVECYNKEIVEFLYEELNDMDADFCINYLDLRIIDDNCSLDDYKIKESCDKIPENYEFHYSVSTALKHTHAQSTWEENPKRKKLLSTKFNEEQLRELDLKEYLANSSSDEEDIEDDEVVHKNKNKKYNEQNERYNKESYRKLLLGDLLNDDDFDEENSLEDLNKSLTQNSNDDIYESSDNFDETHLYHNEDNTNFNKKQMYSKNEHTDTNFNKEDSNDESIEESEYNYFSNDENIDKKDYKSKYNEKKKSKNNKEKHDSDDSDKENEVVNVFKNFLTNKDKKEDNRNPWEKYLDKVKEKKKMKKKAYLESLKKTDEEIKKIITKKTNKRKKDSMIKNYGEKNKEKTNDYHVVDSRFADLYKNKDFNLDITNPNYKKTKFNEDVLKKKKSIN from the coding sequence atgaatgatgataatttaaataataagaaggAATCACAAAAGAAAGAATTGGATGAATTTGAATGtgaaagaattaaaaaaaaaaaacatgaaCACGTTGATGGAAATATTAATGAAGAATTTgttaagaagaaaaaaataaaaattgataataattcaaGTAATTTTAAGGAAGaagtaaattataaaattagagAAGATAATTTaggaaaaagaaagaaaaataagaaaaaaaagaaaaaaattatgaataacAATATGGTAGATTTAATTACAAATACAGAAGAAGATGATGCATCATCTTTACCtccaagaaaaaaaattaaaaacatgaaaaaagaagataataatattgacaGTGAAGAAGAAATcttatataatgatgatatagaTGGTGAGGAACATCAAGAATCTGACACTTTTGAAAATAgtaaaacattaaaaaaaattaagaagaaattaaatgaaggtaatgtaaaaaaaaataaacatatacataaaaaccaaaaaataaatgaagataatttcaaaattattaaaaagaaaaaaaaaattactgaTGCAAACATAAGTAaatcaaataattttaataataaaataaaacattcaaataataatgtgaacaaaaaaaaagataagagCCATTTAAAAGATGCAAATAAAATCAATGAAAATAGAAAATCTaaagatatttataataataaggaaaatattaAGATGACCTTTAATGTTACTAATCGTTTTACTGTATTAGGATGTGATTGGGATAATATTTCGAGtgttgatatattttatttatttgaatcttattataattttgaaaagaggaaaaagaaaaatattgatTATAGCAAAAGTAGAGCAGTTAAAAAGGTAACTATATATACATCAAAATATggtgaaaaaaaattgaagtATGAAGAAGAACATGGACCAGTAATTAATTTTgatcttttaaaaaacaaaagtaATAAGGATGAAAATGCTTtgtatagaaaaaataatttactagattatataaaagatgaagatgaaaaCAGTGAGCATGATAACAGCGATGAAGAGGAAGAAAATGAAGGACCTGTTGAAGTACATtatggtaataataatgatagtgAAGAATTAGATAACCAAGATGAAGATACAGATAATAATAGTTTGGATGATATGTATTCTGATAGTGAAgacaataatgataaattaaaatataaatcaaaaaaagtCATATCAAAAAGAAATAGTTATAATAACGAAGGagatatttctatatatagaaataacgaagatgatgaaaatgaaaaaattagatTATATCAAATTCAAAGGTCAAGATATTATTTTGCCCTTGTTGAATGTTACAATAAAGAAATTGTAGAATTCTTATATGAAGAATTAAATGATATGGATGCAGACTTttgtattaattatttagatCTTAGAATAATTGATGATAATTGTTCTTTAGatgattataaaataaaagaatcaTGTGATAAAATTCCAGAGAATTATGAATTTCATTATTCTGTAAGTACAGCATTAAAACATACGCATGCCCAATCCACATGGGAAGAAAATCCTAAGCGAAAAAAATTGTTGTCCACCAAATTTAATGAAGAGCAATTGAGAGAATTAGATTTAAAAGAATACTTAGCAAATTCATCAAgtgatgaagaagatatagaagatgatgaagttgtacacaaaaataaaaacaagaaatataatgaacaaaatgaaCGATATAACAAAGAGAGTTATAGAAAACTACTTCTTGGagatttattaaatgatgatgatttCGATGAAGAAAATTCATTGGAAGATCTTAATAAATCATTAACACAAAATtcaaatgatgatatatatgagaGTAGTGATAATTTTGATGAAACacatttatatcataatgaagataatactaattttaataaaaaacagATGTATTCCAAAAATGAACACACTGATACCAATTTTAATAAGGAAGATAGTAATGATGAATCCATTGAAGAAAGTGAATATAACTATTTTAgcaatgatgaaaatattgataaaaaagaTTATAAAAGTAAGtataatgaaaagaaaaaatctaaaaataataaggaaAAACACGATTCCGATGATagtgataaagaaaatgaagtcGTCAACGTTTTCAAAAATTTCCTAAccaataaagataaaaaagaagataatagAAATCCATGGGAAAAATATTTAGATAAggtgaaagaaaaaaagaaaatgaagaagaaggcATACTTGGAATCATTAAAGAAAACAGATgaggaaattaaaaaaattataacgaaaaaaacaaacaaaagaaagaaagattCTATGATAAAGAATTACGGAGAAAAGAATAAGGAAAAAACAAATGATTATCACGTAGTTGATTCTAGATTTGcagatttatataaaaataaggatTTCAACTTGGATATTACAAATCCAAATTATAAGAAAACCAAATTTAATGAGGAtgtacttaaaaaaaaaaaatccataaactga
- a CDS encoding tRNA delta(2)-isopentenylpyrophosphate transferase, putative, with protein sequence MPFNKYVILIYFILLLNINLFKKKKINTSTIVGNCFMVYDKNIKLNKIEYIKQKNILEKEKYVFNNFLLRTNIYKKKNNILKLSYKNNSKVKTTICQQNNKNRKCYSYLINNRHINNTIECLHKVLNNSNHKIVSKGFEKNNVKIYMNNSNINDSDIMDLLKLHGKEKNMDNSKICKSVNNKNEEGDNKLLSHKTNDMINNLNDDHIKIMNPLDITQFKFFTDGNSKKKEKIIIIIGVTCSGKTKFSIDLSEQLMKYKIKSEIISADSMQVYQNFNVGVAKVEEEEMRDVKHHLLDVCHPNDTFNAHKYINYTIPLIKNMNGNNKIPIIAGGTLLYIESLLWESVIDIRKEEEKNEQTNNEQIDKREDEYLDEQLQSNNNIKCISEKNDDLLELDKYVNKTNEELYEELKNIDEERANQLHKNDRKRVCRSLDIFYTYNKKHSDLIKIKNHKNNNIDKMRFSPCIFYLDYNDDELLKMKIKNRVELMISNGLLDEAIKLKQINNDRNLSFLTKGINQSIAYKEFDEYIKKKMDNIDDPKLLEKCKDNLIRRTYKYAKKQRRWISNRFVKVYNVELNKIDVSSDYEKQLNNAIGIVLKFLKCQ encoded by the coding sequence atgccttttaataaatatgtgattctcatatactttatattattactaaatattaatttattcaaaaaaaaaaaaatcaatacTTCTACAATAGTTGGTAATTGCTTTATGGTATATGACAAAAATATTAAGTTGAAtaaaatagaatatataaaacaaaagaatatattagaaaaggagaaatatgtttttaataattttttgttaagaacaaatatatataagaaaaaaaacaatatattaaaattatcgtataaaaataatagtaagGTAAAGACAACGATATGtcaacaaaataataagaacagAAAatgttattcatatttaataaacaataggcatataaataatacaatagAATGTTTACACAAAGtattaaataatagtaatcaTAAAATAGTATCAAAAGGATTCGAAAAAAACAATGTAAAGATTTATATGAACAAttcaaatattaatgatagtGATATAAtggatttattaaaattacatGGAAAGGAAAAGAATATGGATAATagtaaaatatgtaaaagtgtaaataataaaaatgaggaAGGAGACAATAAATTATTGTCACATAAAACGAatgatatgataaataatttaaatgatgatcatattaaaattatgaatCCTCTTGATATTACtcaatttaaattttttacagatggaaattcaaaaaaaaaagaaaaaattattataattataggTGTTACGTGTAGTGGTAAAACTAAATTTAGTATAGATTTATCTGAACaattaatgaaatataaaataaaaagtgaaATTATAAGTGCAGATTCTATGCAAGTGTATCAAAATTTTAATGTAGGTGTAGCTAAAgttgaagaagaagaaatgaGAGATGTAAAACATCATCTTCTAGATGTATGCCATCCAAATGATACTTTTAATGCTCACaagtatataaattatactaTACCccttattaaaaatatgaacggaaataataaaattccTATTATTGCTGGAGGAaccttattatatattgaatcCTTATTATGGGAATCAGTAATTGATATaagaaaagaagaagaaaaaaatgaacaaacaAATAATGAGCAAATCGATAAAAGAGAAGATGAATATTTAGATGAACAATTACAATcaaataacaatattaaatgtatttctgaaaaaaatgatgatttaTTAGAATTagataaatatgtaaataaaacaaatgaagaactgtatgaagaattaaaaaatattgatgaaGAAAGAGCTAATCaattacataaaaatgataGAAAACGTGTTTGTAGAAGTttagatattttttatacatataataaaaaacatagtgatttaataaaaataaaaaatcataaaaataataatatagataaaatgAGATTCTCTccatgtatattttatttagattataatgatgacgaacttttaaaaatgaaaataaaaaatcgtGTGGAATTAATGATATCTAACGGATTGTTAGATGAAGCCATTAAATTAAAACAGATAAACAATGACCGAAATTTAAGCTTCCTTACAAAAGGTATTAATCAAAGTATTGCATATAAAGAATttgatgaatatattaaaaaaaaaatggataaCATAGATGATCCaaaattattagaaaaatGTAAAGACAACTTAATAAgaagaacatataaatatgcaAAGAAACAAAGAAGATGGATATCAAACAGATTTGTAAAGGTTTATAACGTTGAATTGAACAAAATAGATGTCTCAAGTGATTACGAGAAACAGTTAAATAATGCTATAGGCATTGTCTTGAAGTTTTTAAAATGtcaatga
- a CDS encoding blood stage antigen 41-3 precursor, which yields MLLRHNSFCIYIILVLCSVHRYLSDEQNLNDWPIDFEYNSKSLPSIEVKLSPPENPLPQVSAEIKILESARLKLEEGMMQKLEDEYNKSLFMSKLKIKDTVENSLSIFNDPNMLSSVISNSVKILKKKKNLRKIKETNDEEKTSKNASQMYERKGGPLPPPELRKHTSFLQQNYLNKTIPSVKISLTEISEPSVLIKEKIEEIEQYRTDEEVNMFETAISELDILTDITMLELEKQIQLQLNPFLVDKQIVHRSLEKELKELGKAEEREKTKKSSLSQSSFLEQEENENTGNILNVKISQTDYNYPTIDELVMQMQKKRDITEKLERQKILELQMKLLKAQSEMIKDALHFSISKVIAQYSPIVETLKLQTLKNF from the exons ATGTTGTTACGACATAATTCCTTCtgcatttatatcattttggtGTTGTGTTCTGTTCACAGATATTTATCTGATGAA caaaatttaaatgattGGCCTATAGACTTTGAATATAATTCTAAGTCTTTACCATCAATAGAAGTTAAATTAAGTCCTCCAgaaaat CCGTTGCCACAAGTTTCTGcagaaattaaaattttggAATCTGCAAGACTCAAATTGGAAGAG ggCATGATGCAAAAACTGgaagatgaatataataagtCCTTGTTCATGTCAAAGctgaaaataaaagatacGGTTGAAAATTCATTAAGCATTTTTAATGACCCCAATATGTTAAGTTCTGTTATTTCCAATTCagtaaaaattttaaaaaaaaagaaaaatttaagaaaaataaaggaaaCCAATGATGAAGAGAAAACTTCAAAAAATGCTTCACAAATGTATGAAAGAAAAGGTGGACCGTTACCACCACCAGAACTTAGAAAACACACGTCATTTCTACAGcaaaattatttgaataaaaCTATTCCTTCTGTAAAAATATCG TTAACTGAAATAAGTGAACCTAGCgttttaataaaagaaaaaattgaagAAATAGAACAATACAGAACAGATGAAGAAGTAaat ATGTTTGAAACGGCTATATCTGAATTAGATATATTGACAGATATAACAATGCTAGAATTAGAAAAACAAATACAACTTCAATTGAATCCCTTTTTGGTTGATAAAcag ATTGTACATAGAAGCTTAGAGAAAGAGTTGAAAGAACTGGGAAAAGCTGAAGAAAGGGAAAAAACGAAA aaaAGTTCTCTAAGTCAATCATCATTTTTAGaacaagaagaaaatgaaaatacgGGGAATATcttaaatgtaaaaataagcCAAACGGATtataa TTATCCAACTATAGATGAACTGGTTATGCAAATGCAAAAGAAAAGAGACATTACAGAAAAATTAGAAAGACAAAAAATTTTAGAATTAcaaatgaaattattaaaagcACAAAGTGAAATGATAAAGGATGCTCTACATTTTTCTATTTCAAAAGTTATAGCTCAATATTCACCCATAGTAGAAACATTAAAATTACAGACTTTGAAAAATttttag